TTGCATATACTGTGGTTTTAAATTGCAATCCTATATGTGTCTGTGTGCTTGCGCGGGTTATGATTTTAAATTGTGACCTGTCTGCACAGTGATGGCGGTTGTTACCTATACATTTTCCCACAATTTCTGCATTGCATCAGGGCTGCAGTGGCAATTTGAAATCCAAAAATGTTATGTGCACACAAGAAATCAGCCACGATATATTTGTGTTGTTTAATTCATTTTCAAAGtgtattttgtttttgataTGTATTATATACAAGTGGCTGATTGTTTGTGTACACATAGCATGGTTGTTTTAAATGAATGATATATGCTTTAGCTCATAAGTCATCATGTGATTTCTTTTTGAGGAGTGTGAGTGAATGTATATGGTGATTTCTTTATGGGTGGAATTTTGTTGTAGGCattttggattggattggacaTTTGTTGATccaaagacacaaattaaacaGGGAGAGAAGTTTTGTGTTTGTGTGAAGGAGTTCCTGCCATGGGTTATGATGCCTCTTCAGGTTGTGTATGTGAACGAAAGCAGTGCCGCCAAAAGGAAGCGTGTGGCATCCTTTggttttggaagtggaactcttcatggtcacttgctggttagtgctttttttttttttcttcccatcttcctttttctttttcctctttgtCCTTTTTAATATATCTTTTAATTCTTGGGGAGTCTGATTGAACAAagtattttgttattttgttttcttgatAAAATAACTTAACATATATGATGTGGTTTGATCTGTATAGCTAATTTGACATGGTGAGACTAGGCttgatattgttgttgttgttgttgttattccTTCACATTCATGACTTTTTTATGCATTTGTTGAAGCCAATATGAATTTTGTTTTTGAGAGTTATGTCTGCTTGTATGTTTTTCAATAATCATAATATTAATAAGCTTCTTTGTGATATTATGATATCAGAATCACCAGCTTCTTTGTGATCCACATAGACACACACACTATATGGTAATTTTGTGAaagaaaaatattgaaaattccATCATGTTCCTCAATTCTTAAggatcattatttttttattttatttaattttattttttgcagTAGGTTTACCTTATTTATGCTTGATTCATTGATTGTATGAAGTTTTTGGTAATAGTATGCGAAACTACTCAAATATGGAGATGCCGAATCCATTTCAATCTTTTAGTCTCTGTCAAAATTGTTTCAATGATTTTTTCTTAGCCATTATTACATTGGTCTTGTATTTGAGTAGCTTTTACGTAATAAAGCCATCAAAATACAGAAAACAGTTGACATTTGCTAATCTTTCCGGCAGGCAGCAGAAGAGCGCTTTTCGGTCGAGATTGATGAGAACAATCAAGTGTGGTATGAAGTACTTTCCTTCTCGAAACCTGCGCACATTTTATCATTTGTTGCAGCACCATATGTTAAACTTAGGCAAAAATATTTTGCTGATCAATCTGCCAAGGTAATGCTGAAGCATATTAGTTCTTCAAAATAGGAAATGTTACCATCAAACAGAGGGATTTGAAGCTTACACTTCAGTTCCTATTAGGTTGCATAAGCATAATTACACCGCCAAGTTCTGACGGATATTTTCCGTTGGTAATTTCCGATGGTAATGTGCGTGTTTCCGGTAGGGTGATTTGTAAAAAGAGCTCAGCCACATTGAGTCTTATCATTCTCCAAACTTTGTATCTATTGATCACCCTGCTGATGCACCTTTTCTACATGTATCATATATGTTATTCAGTTGTTTTCGCCCTTCCGCTTCAGCAATCTTtgtttttcttcagaatttaaacaagaaaattactgaaggATTATGATCTTAACAACCAAGTAATAATATAGTGATGATCAGATTATCCATGTACAATGAATGATTGTAGTTCTTTAAATCCAAACAGCTTGTGCCTCTCCATGTTATGATGACAATCCATTTAGATGCAACTTTCCTGGTTAGAgcaaattatattatattatattattgcCATGCTGCTCTAACTTGGTGGATTTCATTGGTGGTTGAATTTGAACATCAATCCATCCCCATTTACCAAAATGACCATATTTATGATCATCAGTAGTCAAGGAAGTCTCCTCATCCTTTTTTTTGTACCCTTATTGAATCTTTAGTAAACTTATACACTTTGATATTTGATATCAAAAGCTAGAAGGAGACCTAATAAGACCATATACGAGGTAGTCAAAGAAAATCTTGTGTATCTAGTCTCATTATGGACATGATATATGATAGGATTCAATGGTGTCATTTGATTCATGAAGCTGACTCCACTTAGTGGGATAAGGTTTTGTTGTTTCATATTGAAAATAATGTTTTTTGAATGTCTATTTGACAATAAAAAGACTTGAGGATGAATAAGAAGAGTTTGTGTATTAAATCATGAGCCACACCAAAATTGAAGGACAGAAAGAGTTGATGCATAATATGGGTATCCTCATTCCTCACTCATTCAAAACCTAGATCTGATTGACTACAATACAAGTGTAATGGTATTCCATAAAGGGTCCATGGTCACAAATCTAACAATGTCACAGTCTCACAGACAAAGACATAAGAATATAAACTTTGGATTGAAAACTGAAATTGTCTTTTTGACTGCTGAGAATCTAGAGGATCAAAACTACATCAATGACCACCCCATGATCAAATCTATGACTCCTTTACATCATGTTATCCTTTTTCTCTACCAATGCTAttcattaaacaaataaaaagtatGCATATTATTAGAATTATCTAAGGAATATTCCACTTTATCTCAATTCTTACCAATCAATTTAAGTTGTACTGTGCAACAGTGAAAGACAATAACCAAGAAATGTGTGTCCAATAATATTCAGTTGCGTTGCATCTATaaacacaaagcaagaaaagagaGCCATTAGAGGAATCTATTATGTTTCctttatattttaaaagttaaaacactCAACTTAtaaaatattctttaaaaacTTTGGACAAGTCAGCAAGAGATTAATCACTGTATTCGATGATGAATATCCTGATTGTGAATCAAAATGAGATTAGTTATTATAAGTAATAAATGATGGAATAATAAATAAGTTTGTCTCTTTTTCGACAGTCTCGAGTTTGAATTTTGagagtgaaaaaaaaaactgtacTAAAAGAGACAACCAATACATTtctttaaactaaattaatcAAATTCCTATATTAGTATCCTATTTAATGATAATATTTCCTTTTTAATTATGTGTTTAAATTTATACAACTTATGTTGAAGAGCCAGTCAACATCAACAAATGAATTGTCTTGTCtccaaaatttaaaagattataACTCATTAATTATATTGTCCAAATCTCATTTAAAGGTTTTGCATATTTTTTGCTTACATTTCTCTTCACCAAGACACCAATAAATAACAAGCATCTGTAGAAAATAAGCCAAAGAAGTGAAAATGACAGTGATGGGAAAGTCCTATAGTTAGCACCAACCAAATAAAGCACCAAATGAATTGTAAGCTatttaaattatctaattatGAATAGTTCAAGAGCCAAttgttcttttttctttttattattataattttatagatGGTCAAAACTGCATTTTCGATTCAAATCCTATTGAGAGGTCTGTTAGAGATCAGATCTTGCTGAAGAAAGAACAAAATGTTTCTTTTGTTCTCTCCATGTGATCGGAAAAATGAAAGTAATGATCAATATATTCAAAATAACTATTAAGCATTTAGATAAGCTTGGAAATGAATGAACAAGCAACTATGtcataaaaaaaagagatagAAGTCCCAATTCCCCTTGGTTTCTATCATATTATTACCAAATCAATCTTCAAGTACACAACCCAATCTCATTATATACTAATGGAAGCGCAACATAGATCTTGATTTTTGTTATGATACAAAGTTGTTGCTATagcctatatatatataatacaaagGTGGAATGAGAATATCTTGGAGAACCAAAAGAATCCTAGTGTGACACTCAAGTAGCAAATGAACCAATAATTACATAGCAAGCAAAAGTGGCTTCCATAAATTAAGATCAGCAATAGTATGCCTCTTCACCATGAACTTCTCCAGAGAGGTTCTTCTTCCTTCATGTATATGCTTTTAGCTGTTGAGAAGACACAAATACACATCAGTGAAGTGATCAAAGCAGCAACAATAAGTATTCATAGTGTTTTTGGAGCACTACAATATTCAATTGCCATAAATAAATTAAGCATTCTCAACAATTTGATTGAATAGTTCTATAAACATCACATAGTTAAGAATCAATCACACTACTGAGACAAGCATATATCTGGTCTGGTGGACTATCATGGTTATCAAAGACACAACTAGTGATAGCATTCTTTACATTAGTTGCAAAATATATAGTAACATCAAGTTGTGCTACATATGCAGTATGGCCAAGAAAATAGTATACCTTTAAACTCAAATAGTGTGACCTAGCCAAGCGGTTTGAGGCATCATATTCTTCTCAATACTTGGATCAAAGTCAATGGTAACAATGCTATGATCATCCAAGCTGTACATCCTTAAATCAAACATATCAGTGAAGTAAATGCAGTTCCCTTGATATCCAGTGAGTTCTTTAGCCGAAACAGAGAAATTACAATTTCTACCCAAAATGAAGGCTCTATCTCCCAATTTTTTCACATCAACCCAAGTTCCCCAATCTTCATCCAACTTATAAACCTTGAAACATTCCACGGCAGCATCTCGGTTTTCCTGGCGGCCGAAGTAGTTTCTCCTCCTTGGCTCAGTTTCATAGTACCTATCAACAACATAGAGACTCCCGCATGATTCAACCAAATGTTTCTTGTTACCAAAACCACACAAGGGAGGTGTGAACTGAATCAATTTCAAGGAATTTGTATCTACCCATGAGATAGTGCCCCACTTATCAGTGACATAGAACTGACCCCTATGCACAATAACATCATCATAATAGAAATTCTTGTCATCCACTAGTGCCCATTTCTCATCACCATGTTTCATTATCCCCAATCTTCCCTCTAAAAACACACAACAAGCAACCGAATCTTCAACACCAACCCAAGAAGAGTTTGGAAAGAAAACAACCTTGCTCACAGAAGCAGAGAACCTGCCAGTGTTCTGAAGGGTGTAGGATTTGCATAATTCAATGACTCTATAGTTCAAAAGGTTCCAAATCATTGGAGAATCTTCAGAAGGATGAAAGATTTTCCGGCCAGATATTGGGCTAACCAGCCTCAAAGAAACACCCTTTGGACCTTCTTCAACCTTGATCAACCACCCTTTGGAAGAAGAAGGTGCCAAAGGATCCAACTTGGAGCCAAAGCTTGCATCAGTTGACTCAATAAGATAAAGGGTAGCTTGGGTAAGGCTTGCTTTAATGGAGGAATTGATGGGGTGAGGGATTTTCATTGGAAAAGATGGAGAATTTGGATGAGAAGAAGGGATGGAAGATCTCCAAGTTTCACAAACACTTCTGAATCTTAGAACATCTATGTGATTCTCTAGACACTTTCCAATCTTGGGCCATAGCTCTATGGGGAGTTCAGACCAATCTACCTTCTCACGATCCATAGATTCAAACTCCAAAACACCTATTCTGCTGTGTTTGTTCTTGACTTCGAAGTTTGAAGACTCTATGCTTCTTATGCTTTTTGGTTTGGTTCCTGACTTTCATCAAATGGGTGGTGGGTGCTTTTATTAGTGTTGAATGATGAAGACttaataagaagaagaagaaggtacCTGTGAGTTCAGAAGAAGGAGTGAGGAACCAACAACAGAGAAACGTGGAGAATACTTCAGAGATTTCAAATTCAACATCGTGAATCTTATGCTGAAGATGCCATGTAAGACTGATGGTTTTCTTCAAGGAGGAACAACAGTTGACTTCTTAGTCTCCTTTTTTGATAACATTAAGATAATCCgcaaaagaaatatatatattttattatttttattattattattaagtggTCATATATTCTatggcataaaaaattatttatttcacaatttaaaaaaCTTAGAGTGCAAGGTCAATAGAATATTCACATTTTATAAGTTTAGATCTAACATTAATATATGTTTTgtctttaaaattattttaaaaattttaaaaatactttttccgatatatttttgtgaatacaaaatatattttatcctaaCTATATATGCTGAGTGACGAGTATCAAACCAGGTTGatcaggaaaaaaaaaaaaaaaatctagaaTCGCGAAAGAGGCAGATGAAGAAATTGAGTTCATGGATCTTTGAAGACAAAACGATTCTGGATAGGTTTTCAAAGCTCTCATGATCGGGATTGATTACTTTTAACGAGAACAAAGAAAAGAACTAGGAAAAAAATTGCGGAAGAGaactataaaaaaaagaagaagacgaagatgGGAAAAAAATCACAAAAGGTGCAGGAAGAAAAAATATCTTCTGATATCATATTAGATGAACACAAAGCAATGTGAAAAATgattctaatatatatatataaagctaACTGATTTATACAATTATGATTAACTGACTAATTTAACTTAATTAATGTGCCACTGATGCATAATGTCTAATACTACAAatcattttacaaataaaaaatattttttgatcaTCTTAATATCTTACTCGTACCAACTAACTTAGACACTCAACT
Above is a genomic segment from Arachis stenosperma cultivar V10309 chromosome 1, arast.V10309.gnm1.PFL2, whole genome shotgun sequence containing:
- the LOC130937299 gene encoding UPF0548 protein At2g17695-like, which translates into the protein MVFLSWGRPSPKDQKACINKSGTFNYDGKYKGFTAKSISSLEQDEGLSKDGFSLNNKRVLLGSGAEVFENAKIALKSWRHFGLDWTFVDPKTQIKQGEKFCVCVKEFLPWVMMPLQVVYVNESSAAKRKRVASFGFGSGTLHGHLLAAEERFSVEIDENNQVWYEVLSFSKPAHILSFVAAPYVKLRQKYFADQSAKVMLKHISSSK
- the LOC130966263 gene encoding F-box protein At2g26160-like — protein: MDREKVDWSELPIELWPKIGKCLENHIDVLRFRSVCETWRSSIPSSHPNSPSFPMKIPHPINSSIKASLTQATLYLIESTDASFGSKLDPLAPSSSKGWLIKVEEGPKGVSLRLVSPISGRKIFHPSEDSPMIWNLLNYRVIELCKSYTLQNTGRFSASVSKVVFFPNSSWVGVEDSVACCVFLEGRLGIMKHGDEKWALVDDKNFYYDDVIVHRGQFYVTDKWGTISWVDTNSLKLIQFTPPLCGFGNKKHLVESCGSLYVVDRYYETEPRRRNYFGRQENRDAAVECFKVYKLDEDWGTWVDVKKLGDRAFILGRNCNFSVSAKELTGYQGNCIYFTDMFDLRMYSLDDHSIVTIDFDPSIEKNMMPQTAWLGHTI